The DNA segment CGAAGTCCATCCTCGAGGACCAGCTCGCCGCGGTGGAGCGCACGAGCCAGGCCCGGGGCGACGAGTACGTCAACCTGGCGCTGCTCCTGGACGGCCTGAAGGCCGAGCGCGAGCAGGGCATCACCATCGACGTGGCGTACCGCTACTTCTCCACGGCGAAGCGCAAGTTCATCATCGCGGACACGCCCGGACACCTGCAGTACACGCGCAACATGGTGACGGGCGCGTCCACGGCGGACCTGGCGCTCATCCTGGTGGACGCGCGCAAGGGCGTGCTGGAGCAGACGCGGCGCCACGCGTTCATCGCGTCGCTGCTGCGCGTGCCGCACCTGGTGCTGTGCGTGAACAAGATGGACCTGGTGGACTACGACCAGGGCGTCTTCGACCGCATCCGGGAGGAGTTCCGCCAGTTCTCCATGAAGCTGGACGTGTCCGACCTGTCGTTCATCCCCATCTCCGCGCTGGGCGGGGACAACGTGGTGACGCGCTCGGAGAAGATGTCCTGGTACCAGGGCCCCACGCTCCTGCACCACCTGGAGAACGTGCACATCGCGTCCGACCGGGACCTCATCCACCTGCGCTTCCCCGTGCAGGGCGTCATCCGGCCCGCGTCCGCGAAGAAGTTCCACGACTACCGCGCGTACTCCGGGCAGCTGCTGGGCGGCGTGATGCGCCCGGGCGACGAGGTGATGGTGATGCCGTCCGGCTTCACCACGCGCATCAAGGCGCTGGAGCTGGCCGGCAAGCCGCTGACGGAGGCGTTCCCGCCCATGTCGGTGAACGTGTCGCTGGAGGAGGAGCTGGACATCAGCCGCGGCGACATGCTGTGCCGCCCGGGCAACCCGCCCACCGCGAGCCAGGACATCGACGCGATGGTGTGCTGGCTGTCGGACTCGACGCAGCTCAACAGCGGCTCGCGTCTGGCCATCAAGCACACCACCCGCATGGCGCGCGCCATGGTGAAGCAGCTGCACTACCGGCTGGACGTCAACACGCTGCATCGCGACGACCAGAGCCCCGGCTTGAAGCTCAACGAGGTGGGCCGGGTGACGCTGCGCACGACGGTGCCGCTCTTCTTCGACGAGTACCGGCGCAACCGCAGCACCGGCAGCTTCATCCTCGTGGACGAGGGCACCAACGCCACCGTGGGCGCGGGGATGATCAACGGTCCCGCGGTGGACAGGTAGGGGAGTGGCGATGCAACAGCGTCCGGGCTTCATCCTCTGGTTCACTGGCATGTCCGGCGCGGGCAAGAGCACGCTGTCCGCCGCGGTGGCACGGCAGCTGTCGCCCGTGCAGCGCGTGGAGCTGCTCGACGGGGACGAGGTGCGCACGTACCTCTCCCGCGGCCTGGGCTTCAGCCGCGCGGACCGCGAGGAGAACGTCCGGCGCATCGGCTACGTGGCGCGCGTGCTGGCGAAGCACGAAGTGGGCGTCATCACCGCCGCCATCTCGCCGTACAAGAACTCCCGGGACGAGGTGCGCGCCCTGGCCACCCAGGCCGGCATCCCGTTCCTGGAGTGCTACGTCCAGGCCAGCCTGGACGCGCTCATCGCCCGCGACGTGAAGGGGCTCTACAAGAAGGCCCTGGCCGGGGAGATTCCGCACTTCACCGGCGTGTCGGACCCGTACGAGCCGCCCGAGTCCCCGGAAATCACCGTCCGCTCCGACGCGGAGACGGTGGATGCGGGGCTGGAGCGCATCCTCGACACGCTGCGCGACCGGGGGCTCCTGGCTCCGGCCGCGAGCGCCGCTTAAGGCAAGGGCCCGCCGCCCCGGCTGAATCCGCCGGGGCGGTTCGCGCGCGTCCTTTTCGGCTAGGCTTGCGACCCTGGAGGGGGTCTGAAGGCCGTGCCGATG comes from the Corallococcus exiguus genome and includes:
- a CDS encoding sulfate adenylyltransferase subunit 1, which codes for MELLRFATAGSVDDGKSTLIGRLLYDTKSILEDQLAAVERTSQARGDEYVNLALLLDGLKAEREQGITIDVAYRYFSTAKRKFIIADTPGHLQYTRNMVTGASTADLALILVDARKGVLEQTRRHAFIASLLRVPHLVLCVNKMDLVDYDQGVFDRIREEFRQFSMKLDVSDLSFIPISALGGDNVVTRSEKMSWYQGPTLLHHLENVHIASDRDLIHLRFPVQGVIRPASAKKFHDYRAYSGQLLGGVMRPGDEVMVMPSGFTTRIKALELAGKPLTEAFPPMSVNVSLEEELDISRGDMLCRPGNPPTASQDIDAMVCWLSDSTQLNSGSRLAIKHTTRMARAMVKQLHYRLDVNTLHRDDQSPGLKLNEVGRVTLRTTVPLFFDEYRRNRSTGSFILVDEGTNATVGAGMINGPAVDR
- the cysC gene encoding adenylyl-sulfate kinase produces the protein MQQRPGFILWFTGMSGAGKSTLSAAVARQLSPVQRVELLDGDEVRTYLSRGLGFSRADREENVRRIGYVARVLAKHEVGVITAAISPYKNSRDEVRALATQAGIPFLECYVQASLDALIARDVKGLYKKALAGEIPHFTGVSDPYEPPESPEITVRSDAETVDAGLERILDTLRDRGLLAPAASAA